A genome region from Gemmatimonadota bacterium includes the following:
- a CDS encoding dehydrogenase: protein MNEYAVTFTERETAKLLPVEIDTDAIGANEVAGHTLATLISAGTELNSGYLGNNFPRQSGYAAAFKVEKVGENVADISPGDLAFCPGNHASYQRKPASQVIRLPDNLTPEIAVFARMMGVSMTTLTTTSARPPAKILITGLGLVGHLAAKNFQACGYEVYASDPVASRRQIASETGILNVLDAVPLENTELSGQFHLAIECSGHEQALLDAAGAVRKRAEVVCIASPWRRYTDLLIHDLHRLIFFNYVTIRSGWEWELPRQPEDFRTNSVFENFAGALKWLSEDRVNVDGIYTKYDPERCQQAYRDLLHKKTERLAVVFDWTT from the coding sequence ATGAACGAATATGCAGTCACATTCACCGAACGCGAAACCGCCAAACTACTACCAGTTGAAATCGATACAGACGCGATCGGTGCAAACGAAGTCGCGGGTCATACCCTTGCAACCCTCATCAGCGCGGGCACGGAATTAAACAGCGGGTATCTCGGCAACAATTTTCCCAGACAATCGGGATACGCAGCTGCCTTCAAAGTTGAAAAAGTGGGGGAAAATGTCGCGGACATATCGCCGGGCGACCTCGCCTTCTGCCCGGGCAATCACGCATCCTACCAGCGAAAACCCGCCTCACAGGTAATTCGCCTGCCCGACAACCTCACGCCAGAAATAGCTGTATTTGCCCGCATGATGGGTGTCTCAATGACCACCCTCACAACCACCTCGGCGCGACCACCCGCCAAAATACTCATCACTGGACTCGGCCTCGTTGGCCATCTCGCGGCCAAAAATTTTCAAGCCTGTGGCTACGAAGTCTATGCCAGCGACCCGGTTGCATCGCGGCGACAAATTGCCTCAGAAACGGGGATTCTCAATGTACTGGATGCTGTACCACTGGAAAATACCGAACTCTCGGGCCAATTCCACCTCGCCATTGAATGCTCGGGACACGAACAGGCCCTGCTCGACGCAGCAGGCGCCGTGAGAAAACGCGCCGAAGTCGTTTGCATTGCCTCCCCCTGGCGCCGATACACGGACCTGCTCATACACGACCTGCATCGCCTCATCTTCTTTAATTACGTCACCATTCGCAGCGGCTGGGAATGGGAACTGCCGCGCCAGCCAGAAGACTTTCGCACCAACAGCGTCTTTGAAAACTTTGCCGGTGCCCTCAAATGGTTGTCCGAGGACCGCGTCAATGTCGATGGCATCTACACAAAATACGATCCCGAAAGATGCCAGCAAGCATATCGTGACCTTTTGCACAAAAAAACCGAACGCCTCGCGGTCGTCTTTGACTGGACGACTTGA